Below is a genomic region from Actinoallomurus bryophytorum.
CGCTAATTTGGGGCACCCCAAAAGCAGAGGAGAGCCCCGTGGGCAAGGTGGTCATGTACGGCTCGGTGTCGGTGGACGGCTTCGTCGCGGACGAGAATGACCAGCCCGGACCGCTGTTCGACTGGTTGTCCAGCGGTGACGTCCCGTTGGACGAGAGCGGCGAGGTGAAGGTGTCGCAGACCTCCTACGACTACACCCGGCCGTACTGGGACCAGATCGGGGCGACACTCGTCGGCCGCCACGTCTTCGACATGACGGACGGCTGGGACGGGAAGCCTCCGAGCGGGATCGACCACGTGGTCGTCGTGACGCACCGGCCGGAGCCCGAGGGCTGGGACCCCGAGGCGCCGTTTCACTTCGTCGACGGCGTCGAGGCAGCCGTGGCCAAGGCGCAGGAGCTTGCGGGTGACCGCGTGGTCGAGGTCGCCGCCGGCGACGTCGGTGGCCAGGTGCTTGCCGCGGGCCTGGTCGACGAGGTGCGCATGGACGTCGTACCCGTGGTGTTCGGGTCCGGCAAGCGCTACTTCGGGTCGGTCGACGCGCAGCACCTGCTGGAGGATCCTGACGTGGTGATCCAGGGCAACCGGGTACTTCACCTGCGCCACCGGGTGCGCCGTTGACCGATCTGGGCGGGTACGCGAAGAAGTCCACGGGTGGGCCGGTACGTCAGCGGCTCGCTTGCTCAGGGTGCGGCCGAGCTCGGCGATCTCGACCAGCGGCCTGGGGACGCCGGCGCTGAGCGACTCGATCAGCTTGACCATCAGCTCGCGACCCGCGGCCGGGCCGGGGTGCCGGTAGGCGGCGATCATCCCCGGTAGATGCCCCAGGGAACGTGGTCAGGTCAGGGTGGCCGAAGGTAGCGTCAGGCACGTCGAGGTCCTCCAGATGGGCGGCGTAGGAACCTCCATCCCCGGAAGACCTCGACACCTACCCCGGGACCGACGCGCCAGCCACCATCCACCCAGCGGCTACACCAACAACTGTGAAGAGCGACATTCCACTCAGGAGTCAAAGTCGGCGTGACGAATGGCCAGGAGACCCCGCCGTCGGCGCGCCGCGCCGAGCTCGGCGCCTTTCTGCGCGCTCGGCGGGCACGGCTACGGCCGGCCGACGTGGGACTGCCAGGTGACGGCGGTCCCGGTCTTCGCCGTACTCCCGGCCTGCGCCGCGAAGAGGTCGCCCAGCTCTCCGGTGTCGGCGTCACCTGGTACACCTGGCTCGAACAGGGCCGGAAAATCTCGGCGTCCGAGCAGGTGGTCGACGCGCTCGCCCGGGCACTTCTGCTCGACACCGAGCAGCGCCGTCACCTCCGCGCCCTGGCGGGTCTTGCCACAGCGGCGGGGCAGACGCACATCGACGACGTCTCTCCCCGGCTGCAGCGCCTGGTCGACGCGGCCGCCCCGAACATCGCCTCCGTCTATGACGCGCACCTCGACTACGTGGTGTGGAACACGCCGTACACGCAGTTCCGGGTCGACCCGGCGACATTCCCCACCGACCGGCGCAATCTGCTGTGGATGATGTTCACCGACGCGCGGAACCGGGCCCGCATGGTGGCGTGGGAGACCGCGGCGCGCGGCGTGCTGAGCCAGTTCCGAGCCGCCGTCGGCCAGCGTCCGGACGATCCGCGGTTCGCGACACTGGTGACGGAGCTGACCGAGGTCAGCCCGGAGTTCCGTGAGTGGTGGGCGGAGTACCCCATCCGCGGTTTCAGGCCCACGACGGTCGGGATCGACCACCCTCAGGTCGGCCGGCTCGACCTGGAGATGTTCCAGTTTCGACCGGTCGACTTCCCGGACCTGCTCATGGTCCTGCAAGTACCCACGAACGAAGCCACCCTACGGCGAGTCACGTCGCTGCCCGAGGGCGATCCACCGGCCGGCGGCGCCACTTGACTGTGACACGGTGTCAGGCCGTGCACTGGGAGGCGTCATGTTCACCATCGGAGATTTCGCCAGGTACGGTCGTGTCTCGGTCCGCATGCTCCGGCACTACGACGCGATCGGGCTGCTACGGCCCGATCGCGTCGACCCGGCCAGCGGCTACCGCTTCTACGACGCCGCGCAGCTGACCAGGCTCAACCGCGTCATCGCCCTGAAGGATCTCGGGTTCACCCTGCAACAGGTCCGGACGATCCTGGACGAGCGGGTACGGACCGACGAGCTGTACGGCATGCTCCGGCTGCGCCGTGCGGAGCTGGAGGCCCGGATGAACGCGGACGCCGCGAGGCTGACGAGGGTCGAGGCGAGACTCCGGATGATCGAAAGTGAGGGGCACATGCCCACCGCCGACGTCGTACTCAAACGCCTTCCCGCCGTACGGGTGGCCGAGCTCACCGGCATCGCCGCGAGCTTCGCGCCCGAGGACATCGGGCCGGTCATCCAGCCGCTCTATCCCGAACTCGACCGCCGGCTGGCCCAGGCCGGCGTCACGGTCACCGGACCGGGCATCGCCTACTACGAGGACTCCCCCGAAGGCACGATCACCGTCCACGCCTCCCTGCCGGTGGCGGTGGCGCCGAAGGAGGAGTACGAATTCGCGGTCGTGGACCTTCCCGCCGTCGCGTCGGCGGCCACCATCGTGCACCACGGATCGATGGACGAGGTCGTCGCGACGGAACAGATCCTGGCGCGGTGGCTCGACACTCACGGCCACCGCGCGACGGGGCATGCCCGCGAGCTCTACCTCGACTGCCCGCAGGACGCCCCCGGCAAATGGGTCACCGAACTCCAGGCACCCGTCGAAGCGGACTGATCGCGCCGGTGAGCGCGAGGTTGCGGGCTCTGGTGGTCGCCAGAGCCCGTCGCCTCACAGCGCCGCCCGGTAGGCCTCCAGGCGGTCGACCAGGTCCTTCGGGCGGCTCAGGGCGGGCAGGTGACCGCCGTCCATCTCGTCCGGGGTGATGCCGAGGCGGTCCCGTACGACGCGGCGCATGAACGGGGCCGGGAAGAAACGGTCGTCCCGGCACAGCAGGAAGCGGGTCGGCACCTCCGGCCAGGCGTCGAGTGGCCATGGCTGGGTCCACATCGCCGCCGACTCGGCCCGCTGCTCGCGGGACGTCGCCTCGGCCGCGATCTCCGGGGGCACGTCGTGGAAGAAGGTCGTCATCAGGTCGAACTCCGGCGGCCGGCCGTCGCGTTCGGCCTGTTCGAGGCGGGCCTGCTCCGAGCCGGTGTTGTCCCACCAGTCACCGGCGGTCTCCCCCGGCGACGGGACCATCGCGGCGAGCATCACCAGCAGCCGGGCCGGCACGCGGTCGCACACCAGCGGAGCGGTGAAGCCGCCCAGCGACTGGGCCACCACGATGAGATCCGTACGGTCGCCGATGGCCGCGACGACCGCGTCGGTGTACCCGGACAGTCCCGCCGCGTCGTCGCTCGGCAGCTCGGGCGCCACGACGTCGTGGCCGCGGGCGCGCAGTTCCGGGACGACCAGGGACCAGTACGAGGAGTCGCCGGCGCCGTGGATCAGGACGTAGGTCGCCATCAGCGGGCCTCGTCACGTGGCGAAAGGTCGGCGGTGGTCATGAGGGCCTCCAAACGGCTCCTACCTTAGGAGCAACCACTCCTGGAACGGGCGGGAAAGAGCGGGGTCGTACGACCCCCCGCCGCACGAGCCGACGGAGTGGGGCCGTGACCTGGAACCCGCGGGCGGCCGGAGCCCGCCGGCCTCCGGCGAGGAGCTCAACGCCTTGAGGTTCGCGCTGAAAACGAGCTTCGACTCTGGAGCAGGACGGGACCCTCGAAATCGAAGGCGACGAGCAGGCCGTGGCCCGCTTCGTCGCCGTCTTTCCCCGGCCGGTCCGGCCGGGTGATACACCTTAAGGCTGGACCGGAACGCCGCCCCGCCAGACGCGCTGGGCCCGCAGGCCGAACGCCCAGGCGAAGGCGCCCTCGTGGTCGGCGTCCCACAGCACGATGTCGGCGTACATGCCGGGCGCGAGCGCGCCCCGGTCGTTGACGCGCAGCGCGGCCGCGCCACCGAGCGTCGCGGCGCGCAGGGCCTCGTTGACGCTGAGACCGAACATCGCCACGGACAGGCCGACGACCAGCGGCATCGAGGTGATGCCGCACTGGCCGGGGTTGTGGTCGGTGCCGAGCGCGAGCGTGACGCCGCGGTCGAGCAGGGCGCGGACCGGCGGCGTGCGGCCGTTGTGCAGGGCGCTGCCCGGGCAGATCGTCGCGGCGACGCCTCCGTGGGCGAGCGCCTTGATGTCGTCCTCGTTGGCCTCGGTGAGCAGGTCGGCGGAGGCGCACCCGACCTCGGCCGCGACCTGCGCGGCGCCGACGCGCTCGTTGGCGCACGCGTGCAGACGGGCCTTGAGGCCGACGCGCTGGCCGGTCATCAGCAGGACGCGGGCCTCGTCCGGGGTGAAGTGGCCCTCGTCGCAGTAGACGTCGATGCTGTCGGCGCCCGCTGCGGCCGCGTCGCCGGCCCAGAGGCGTACGGCCTCGATGTAGTCGCGGCGGCGGCCGAAGTATTCGGGTGGGAGCACGTGCGCGGCGAGGAAGGTCGCGTGGATGCGCGGCATCGACGGCTCGTCCTCGAGAGAGCGGAGCATCCGGATGTCGGCCAGCTCGCCGTCACGGGTGAGGTGGTATCCGGTCTTCGCCTCGATCGTGGTGGTGCCGCCGCAGATCCACTGGCGGAGCCGCTCACGCACGTTGTTGCACAGGGTCCAGGGGTCGGTGCCACGGGTCACGGTCACCGTGGACGCCACGCCGCCGCCCGCGGCGACGATCTCGTTGTTGGTCGAGCCGCTCGTGCGCATGGCGAGCTCGGCCCAGCGGTTGCCCGCGTAGACCGGGTGGGAGTGCGCGTCGATGAGGCCGGGTGTGACGAGCCCGCCGCCGAGGTTTTCGACATGGTCGACGTCGACGATGTCGTCGATGACGCCAGGGACGCTCTGTGGCAGGTCCGATGCCGGGCCGGCCCACACGATCCGGTCGTCGTGCACGAGGATCGCGGCGTTGCTGCACACGTCGGTACCGGTCCACAGTCGACCGATGTTCGTCAGCAAACGTACGGTCATTGCATCACCGCCCGGCCTTGGAATCGCGCGCCGGTGAAGGGTGTCCGGACGCCATGCAGCGGGTCACCTGCTCTCGCTCGACTGACGCCGGCAACGCTGCCGACGGACCCAAGTGCGGTTAAGGAGATGGCCATCAGGCCACCGGGAGCAACGAACCCGTAAAACTCGGTTTCGTCACGGTAGTGCACCGATGCCACCCTGTACAGCCTCTGGCCGCGCAACACGACTCCTCAACCGACCCAACGGCCAACTGTCACAGGCGCTTTGACGATACCTCAGAAAGACCCCGAGGTCGGTGCGAACCAGAAAGACGGCCGGGGCCGAACATCGACGGCCCCGGCCGGGAAGTGATCAGACCTGCGCAGAGGCGTACGGCTCCAGGTCGGCCGCCATGCGTTCCGGCACACGCACGTGGAGCGCGGTGCCGTCGGCGGTGTGCTCCTGGGAGAGCACCTCCCCCAGATCGTGCACGCGGGCGACCAGGTCACCTCGGTCGTAGGGCACCAGGACGCGCATCTCGCGCTCGGCGCGAGGCAGCGTGTCCTCCACCGCCTGGAGGAGTTCTTCGAGGCCGGCGCCGGTGCGCGCCGACACGACGACGCTGCGCGGCTCCTGACGGCGGAGCCGGGCGATGGACATCTCGTCGGCCACGTCGGCCTTGTTGATGACGATGAGCTCCGGCACGTCACCGCCGCCGACGTCGCGCAGCACCTCGCGTACGGCCGCGATCTGGGCCTCCGGGTCGGCGTCGGAACCGTCGACCACGTGGAGGATCAGGTCGGAGTCGGCGACCTCCTCCAGCGTCGAGCGGAACGCCTCGACGAGCTGGTGTGGCAGGTGCCGGACGAACCCGACCGTGTCGGCGAGCGTGATGGCGCGGCCGTTCGGCGTCTGCGCCCGGCGGATCGTCGGGTCGAGGGTGGCGAACAGGGCGTTCTCCACCAGCACGCCCGCGCCGGTGAGGCGGTTGAGCAGGCTGGACTTGCCGGCGTTGGTGTAACCGGCGATGGCGACCGCGGGCACCGCGCGCGTACGACGCTGCGAGCGCATCGTGTCGCGCGCCTTGCCCATCTCACCCATCTGGCGGCGGAGCTTGGCCATGCGGGTGCGGATCCGGCGCCGGTCCAGCTCGATCTTGGTCTCACCAGGGCCACGGCCACCGATGCCCACACCGCCGGCCGCGCGGCCACCGACCTGACGGGACAGGTTGCCACCCCAGCCACGCAGGCGCGGCAGGAGGTACTCGAGCTGGGCAAGCTCCACCTGGGCCTTGCCCTCGCGGCTGCTCGCGTGCTGGGCGAAGATGTCGAGGATGAGGGCGGTCCGGTCGATGACCTTGACCTGGACGACCTCCTCGAGACGGCGCAGCTGGCTGGGGGCCAGCTCTCCGTCGCAGATCACGGTGTCGGCGCCGGAGGAGATCACGACGTCGCGGAGCTCGATCGCCTTGCCCGAGCCGACGTACGTCGCCGGGTCCGGCCGCGACCGGCGCTGGATCATGCCCTCGAGGATCTCGGATCCGGCGGTCTCGGCCAGCAGTGCCAGCTCACGGAGGGAGTTTTCGGCGTGGACCTCGTCGCCGTCGGTCCACACGCCGATGAGGACGACGCGCTCGAGCCGCAGGGCACGGTATTCGACCTCGGTGACGTCGCGGAGCTCTGTGGAGAGCCCGGCGACCCGGCGCAGTGCCTGCCGGTCTTCGAGGTCGAGCTCGCCGGTCAGCGGCTCTGGTTCTTCGTAAGAAAAAGTAGACATGTTCCCCCATGTCAACGCCGGAACGTCCCCGGATCTTCCTTGATGCTGCCACGACTGGCGGGATCACACACCTGGATATCGGTACAGGACGCCCTACCCGCTGTGCGGCGCGTATGCGGGTATGGGAGTGGCGAACCGCTGTGACCGGCCGGTTTTGACCGGTCCGCGACCGGCTTAATAGGCTTTCCGCTAAGCAGAAGTACTTTTTCGCTATACGAAAGGGCAGAGACATGGCTGGGATGGCCGAACCCGCAGGCGTGGAGCTGACCGGCCCCGTCGACGAACGATTCGATGAGATCCTCACGCCCGAGGCGCTGAACTTCCTCGCCACCCTCCAGCGCGAGTTCGGCGTCCGGCGGGGCGAGCTGCTGGGGTTGCGTGCCGAGCGCCAGGAAAAGCTGTCGCAGGGCGGCACCCTCGACTTCGCGCCGGAGACCGCCGACATACGGAACGACGACACCTGGCGGGTGGCCGACCCGGCCCCCGGCCTCGAGGACCGTCGCGTCGAGATCACCGGTCCCACGGACCGCAAGATGACGATCAACGCGCTCAACTCCGGCGCGAAGGTCTGGCTGGCCGACTTCGAGGACGCCAACACCCCGCTCTGGAAGAACATGGTCGGTGGCCAGCTCAACCTCCGCGACGCCCTGGACCGCAAGGTCGACTTCGAGACCGGCGGAAAGTCCTATGAGCTGAAGCCCGACGAGGAGCTGGCGACCATCGTCGTACGGCCGCGCGGCTGGCACCTGGACGAGAAGCACGTCCTCGTGGACGGCGAGCGCATGTCGGGCTCGCTGTTCGACTTCGGCCTCTACTTCTTCCACTGCGCGCGCCGCCAGCTCGACAAGGGCAAGGGCCCCTACTTCTACCTCCCGAAGATCGAGAGCCGCCACGAGGCGCGCCTGTGGAACGACGTCTTCAACCTCGCGCAGGACCTGCTGGAGATCCCGCGCGGCACGATCCGCGCGACCGTGCTGATCGAGACCATCCCGGCCGCGTTCGAGATGGAGGAGATCCTCTACGAGCTGCGCGACCACTCGGCCGGGCTCAACGCCGGCCGGTGGGACTACCTGTTCTCGGTGATCAAGAAGTTCCGCTCGCGCGGACGGCAGTTCCTGCTGCCCGAGCGCAACGCGATCACGATGACGGCGCCGTTCATGCGGTCCTACACGGAACTGCTCGTGCGCACCTGCCACAAGCGCGGCGCGCACGCGATCGGCGGCATGGCCGCGTTCATCCCGTCGCGGCGCGACGAAGAGGTCAACAAGGCCGCCTTCGAGAAGGTGCGGGCGGACAAGACCCGCGAGTCCGAGGACGGCTTCGACGGCTCCTGGGTCGCCCACCCCGGCATGGTGGACATCTGCCGCGAGATCTTCGATGGCGTCCTCGGCGACAGGCCGAACCAGCGTGACCGGCTCCGCGAGGACGTGTCGGTCTCGGCCTCTGATCTGCTGGCCGTCGACAAGACCCCGGGCGACATCACCGAGGCGGGCCTGCGCAACAACATCAGCGTCGGGCTGCAGTACATCGCGACCTGGCTGGGCGGGAACGGCGCCGTCGGCATCTTCAACCTGATGGAGGACGCCGCGACCGCCGAGATCGCCCGTTCGCAGGTCTGGCAGTGGATCCACAACGACGTCGAGCTCGCCGACGGGCCCAAGGTCACCCCGGAACTGGTCGAACGGCTCATCGACGAGGAGCTGTCCAAGATCCGCGAGCAGTACGGGGACGCGTTCGACGAGAAGCGCTTCGCCGACGCGGTCGGTCTCTTCAAGGAGGTCGCCCTCGCCGACGACTACGCCGACTTCCTCACCCTTCCCGCCTACGAACGCATGCTCTGACCGGCGGCCGGAGCCCGGGGCCGCCCCGGGCTCCGGCGCTGTCCGCGACCGCCGGATCACGCATTGATACCGACTAGTTTGGATCTGTCGCAAAAGGTCAAGGATGGGTGATGTGACAGCAAGGCTCGAGAGGCTCGCGGAGCGGCTCAGGGTCGTTGCCGGAGCCGAGAACGTCATTACCGACCCCGCCGAGCTGCGCACGTACGAGTGCGACGGGCTGACCTACCACCGGGCCACACCCGGGGTCGTGGTGCTGCCGGACGGTGCCGAGCAGATCGCCGAGATCGTCCGGGCGTGCACCGCCGAAAAGGTCCCGTACATCGCGCGCGGCTCGGGTACCGGCCTGTCCGGGGGCGCGCTCCCCCGCACCGACGGCGTACTGATCGTCACGTCCCGCATGCGCCGCATCCTGGAGATCGACATCGAGGACGAGCGCGCCGTCGTCGAGCCGGGCGTGATCAACCTGGACGTCTCGAAGGCGGTACGGCCCGGCGGCTACTACTACGCGCCCGACCCGTCCAGCCAGCAGATCTGCTCCATCGGCGGCAACGTCGCCGAGAACTCCGGCGGGGCGCACTGCCTGAAGTACGGCTTCACGGTCAACCACGTGCTGGCCTGCGAGATCGTCACGCCCAGTGGGGAGATCGTCGACATCTCGGAAGCGCCCGGCTACGACCTGCTCGGCGCCTTCGTCGGCTCGGAGGGCACCCTCGGCATCGCCACCAAGGTCACCGTACGGCTGACGCGGCTGCCGGAGGCCGTCGAGACACTCCTGGCGGCGTTCACCTCGATCGAGAGCGCGGGCGAGGCGGTGTCAGCGATCATCGGCGCCGGCGTGGTGCCCGCCGCGATCGAGATGATGGACGCCCTGGCAATCGAGGCCGCCGAGGCCGCCGTGCACTGCGAGTATCCCGAGGGCGCCGGCGCGGTCCTGGTCGTCGAGCTGGACGGGCCCTCCATCGAGGTCGAACACCAGTTCGCGCAGGTGAAGGAGTTGTGCGGGCAGGCGTTCGAGATCCGTGTGGCGGCCGATGACGCCGAGCGCGCGCTGATCTGGCGCGGGCGCAAGTCCGCGTTCGCGGCGGTGGGGCGGATCAGCCCGGACTACATCGTGCAGGACGGCGTGATCCCCCGTACGGCGCTGCCCGAGGTGCTGGCCCGCATCGACGAGATGTCCGGCGACAGCGGCGTACGCGTCGCCAACGTCTTCCACGCGGGCGATGGCAACCTGCATCCGCTGGTGCTGTTCGACGACGCGGTCCCGGGCGCCGGCGAACGCGCCGAGGAGGTCTCAGGGAAGATCCTCGACCTGTGCATCGAACACGGCGGGTCGATCACCGGCGAGCACGGCGTGGGCGTGGACAAGGCCAAGCACATGCCGCGGATGTTCACCGAGGAGGACCTGGACACCATGCAGATGGTGCGGTGCGCCTTCGACCCCGACGGCCTGTGCAACCCCGGCAAGATCTACCCCACCCCCCGCCTGTGCGGCGAGGTGCCGGGGCGGCGTACCAAGGTCCATCCGCTCGTCGAGAGCGGAAAGGCGGACCTGTTCTGATGACCACTCCCCTCGACGCCCTCGCGAAGGCCTGTGACACCAGGCCGGGCGAGGCCGAAGACGCCGTGCAGGGGGTGACGCCGTCCTACGTCGCGTCGCCCGCCACCACCGCGGAGGCGAGCGAGCTGATGCGGACGGCGGCCGAGCACGAGCTGGCCGTCCTGCCACGCGGCGCCGGTACCAAGATCCACTGGGGGTCACCGCCCGAGCGCTGCGACCTGGTCGTCGACACGCGCCGGCTCGGACGGCTGATCGAGCACACAGCGGGCGACCTGGTCGTCAAGGCCGAGGCGGGCCTGCCCCTGGCCGGGTTGCAGGAGGTCGTCGCGGGCACCCGCCAGCAGCTCGCGATCGACGACCTCGTGCCCGGCGCGACGATCGGCGGGATGCTGGCCACCGCGTCCGCGGGACCACGACGTCTGCTGTACGGCTCGGCACGCGACCTGCTCATCGGGATCACGGTGGTACGGGCCGACGGCGTCGTCGCCCACGCGGGCGGCAAGGTGGTCAAGAACGTCGCCGGCTATGACCTCGGCAAGCTGTTCACCGGCTCGCGGGGCACGCT
It encodes:
- a CDS encoding alpha/beta hydrolase → MATYVLIHGAGDSSYWSLVVPELRARGHDVVAPELPSDDAAGLSGYTDAVVAAIGDRTDLIVVAQSLGGFTAPLVCDRVPARLLVMLAAMVPSPGETAGDWWDNTGSEQARLEQAERDGRPPEFDLMTTFFHDVPPEIAAEATSREQRAESAAMWTQPWPLDAWPEVPTRFLLCRDDRFFPAPFMRRVVRDRLGITPDEMDGGHLPALSRPKDLVDRLEAYRAAL
- the hflX gene encoding GTPase HflX; its protein translation is MSTFSYEEPEPLTGELDLEDRQALRRVAGLSTELRDVTEVEYRALRLERVVLIGVWTDGDEVHAENSLRELALLAETAGSEILEGMIQRRSRPDPATYVGSGKAIELRDVVISSGADTVICDGELAPSQLRRLEEVVQVKVIDRTALILDIFAQHASSREGKAQVELAQLEYLLPRLRGWGGNLSRQVGGRAAGGVGIGGRGPGETKIELDRRRIRTRMAKLRRQMGEMGKARDTMRSQRRTRAVPAVAIAGYTNAGKSSLLNRLTGAGVLVENALFATLDPTIRRAQTPNGRAITLADTVGFVRHLPHQLVEAFRSTLEEVADSDLILHVVDGSDADPEAQIAAVREVLRDVGGGDVPELIVINKADVADEMSIARLRRQEPRSVVVSARTGAGLEELLQAVEDTLPRAEREMRVLVPYDRGDLVARVHDLGEVLSQEHTADGTALHVRVPERMAADLEPYASAQV
- a CDS encoding MerR family transcriptional regulator, which gives rise to MFTIGDFARYGRVSVRMLRHYDAIGLLRPDRVDPASGYRFYDAAQLTRLNRVIALKDLGFTLQQVRTILDERVRTDELYGMLRLRRAELEARMNADAARLTRVEARLRMIESEGHMPTADVVLKRLPAVRVAELTGIAASFAPEDIGPVIQPLYPELDRRLAQAGVTVTGPGIAYYEDSPEGTITVHASLPVAVAPKEEYEFAVVDLPAVASAATIVHHGSMDEVVATEQILARWLDTHGHRATGHARELYLDCPQDAPGKWVTELQAPVEAD
- the hutI gene encoding imidazolonepropionase is translated as MTVRLLTNIGRLWTGTDVCSNAAILVHDDRIVWAGPASDLPQSVPGVIDDIVDVDHVENLGGGLVTPGLIDAHSHPVYAGNRWAELAMRTSGSTNNEIVAAGGGVASTVTVTRGTDPWTLCNNVRERLRQWICGGTTTIEAKTGYHLTRDGELADIRMLRSLEDEPSMPRIHATFLAAHVLPPEYFGRRRDYIEAVRLWAGDAAAAGADSIDVYCDEGHFTPDEARVLLMTGQRVGLKARLHACANERVGAAQVAAEVGCASADLLTEANEDDIKALAHGGVAATICPGSALHNGRTPPVRALLDRGVTLALGTDHNPGQCGITSMPLVVGLSVAMFGLSVNEALRAATLGGAAALRVNDRGALAPGMYADIVLWDADHEGAFAWAFGLRAQRVWRGGVPVQP
- a CDS encoding FAD-linked oxidase C-terminal domain-containing protein → MGDVTARLERLAERLRVVAGAENVITDPAELRTYECDGLTYHRATPGVVVLPDGAEQIAEIVRACTAEKVPYIARGSGTGLSGGALPRTDGVLIVTSRMRRILEIDIEDERAVVEPGVINLDVSKAVRPGGYYYAPDPSSQQICSIGGNVAENSGGAHCLKYGFTVNHVLACEIVTPSGEIVDISEAPGYDLLGAFVGSEGTLGIATKVTVRLTRLPEAVETLLAAFTSIESAGEAVSAIIGAGVVPAAIEMMDALAIEAAEAAVHCEYPEGAGAVLVVELDGPSIEVEHQFAQVKELCGQAFEIRVAADDAERALIWRGRKSAFAAVGRISPDYIVQDGVIPRTALPEVLARIDEMSGDSGVRVANVFHAGDGNLHPLVLFDDAVPGAGERAEEVSGKILDLCIEHGGSITGEHGVGVDKAKHMPRMFTEEDLDTMQMVRCAFDPDGLCNPGKIYPTPRLCGEVPGRRTKVHPLVESGKADLF
- a CDS encoding helix-turn-helix transcriptional regulator, with the translated sequence MTNGQETPPSARRAELGAFLRARRARLRPADVGLPGDGGPGLRRTPGLRREEVAQLSGVGVTWYTWLEQGRKISASEQVVDALARALLLDTEQRRHLRALAGLATAAGQTHIDDVSPRLQRLVDAAAPNIASVYDAHLDYVVWNTPYTQFRVDPATFPTDRRNLLWMMFTDARNRARMVAWETAARGVLSQFRAAVGQRPDDPRFATLVTELTEVSPEFREWWAEYPIRGFRPTTVGIDHPQVGRLDLEMFQFRPVDFPDLLMVLQVPTNEATLRRVTSLPEGDPPAGGAT
- the aceB gene encoding malate synthase A; its protein translation is MAEPAGVELTGPVDERFDEILTPEALNFLATLQREFGVRRGELLGLRAERQEKLSQGGTLDFAPETADIRNDDTWRVADPAPGLEDRRVEITGPTDRKMTINALNSGAKVWLADFEDANTPLWKNMVGGQLNLRDALDRKVDFETGGKSYELKPDEELATIVVRPRGWHLDEKHVLVDGERMSGSLFDFGLYFFHCARRQLDKGKGPYFYLPKIESRHEARLWNDVFNLAQDLLEIPRGTIRATVLIETIPAAFEMEEILYELRDHSAGLNAGRWDYLFSVIKKFRSRGRQFLLPERNAITMTAPFMRSYTELLVRTCHKRGAHAIGGMAAFIPSRRDEEVNKAAFEKVRADKTRESEDGFDGSWVAHPGMVDICREIFDGVLGDRPNQRDRLREDVSVSASDLLAVDKTPGDITEAGLRNNISVGLQYIATWLGGNGAVGIFNLMEDAATAEIARSQVWQWIHNDVELADGPKVTPELVERLIDEELSKIREQYGDAFDEKRFADAVGLFKEVALADDYADFLTLPAYERML
- a CDS encoding dihydrofolate reductase family protein, encoding MGKVVMYGSVSVDGFVADENDQPGPLFDWLSSGDVPLDESGEVKVSQTSYDYTRPYWDQIGATLVGRHVFDMTDGWDGKPPSGIDHVVVVTHRPEPEGWDPEAPFHFVDGVEAAVAKAQELAGDRVVEVAAGDVGGQVLAAGLVDEVRMDVVPVVFGSGKRYFGSVDAQHLLEDPDVVIQGNRVLHLRHRVRR